One window of Vanessa cardui chromosome 5, ilVanCard2.1, whole genome shotgun sequence genomic DNA carries:
- the LOC124530027 gene encoding aldo-keto reductase AKR2E4-like: protein MSNALRENKSLADVSFAVCFCNPTEMNGRTEACYIIFILFNYLTTVSTLSYPLNDGHTIPAVALGTSLGHLADGTRVLPVNHSLAHAVEWALEAGYKHIDTATLYRVEDEVGLGVQDYIRANNANRSDVYITTKLWNDAHEQNDVIPALRKSLKELRLDKVDLYLMHYPMAYTKNGEISDTDYLETWKGLEDAKDQGLTDSIGVSNFNITQMTRLWENSRIKPAVLQIEVNPTMTNDELINWCQERGVVVMAYTPFGAILGRKTDAPPPRADHPVLVRLADKYKKTVAQILLRYLLERQLVAIPRSTNKERIKENINILDFSLTSEEVEELSRFNNNYRLRTPAKWYAHPHFPFEKKNLTPEEIEYIISHSKDD, encoded by the exons ATGTCCAACGCGTTGCGAGAAAACAAATCG CTTGCAGATGTCTCTTTCGCAGTGTGTTTTTGTAATCCAACAGAGATGAACGGGCGGACCGAggcttgttatattatatttatattatttaattacttg aCTACCGTCAGTACTTTGTCCTATCCACTAAATGACGGGCATACAATACCAGCGGTTGCACTCGGTACCAGTTTAGGACATTTGGCAGAC GGCACGAGAGTGTTACCAGTGAACCATTCGCTCGCACACGCAGTAGAATGGGCGCTGGAAGCCGGTTACAAGCACATTGACACCGCTACCTTGTACCGCGTCGAGGATGAAGTCGGTCTTGGCGTACAAGACTATATACGTGCCAATAATGCCAATAGAAGCGATGTTTACATCACCACCAAA TTATGGAACGACGCCCACGAACAAAACGATGTGATACCAGCTCTGAGGAAATCGTTAAAAGAATTGCGCCTAGATAAGGTTGATCTGTATCTAATGCATTATCCAATGGCATATACG aaaaacgGCGAAATCAGTGACACAGATTACTTGGAAACATGGAAAGGTTTGGAAGATGCCAAAGACCAGGGCCTCACAGACTCCATAGGCGTTTCGAATTTCAACATCACGCAAATGACGAGACTGTGGGAAAATTCTAGAATAAAACCAGCTGTTTTACAAATTGAG GTAAATCCCACAATGACAAACGACGAGTTAATAAACTGGTGCCAGGAGCGTGGAGTGGTGGTTATGGCATATACACCATTCGGCGCCATACTTGGCCGCAAAACTGACGCGCCGCCACCACGCGCCGACCACCCGGTGCTTGTACGCTTAGCTGACAAGTACAAGAAAACCGTGGCACAAATTCTCCTAAGATATTTA CTGGAGCGTCAATTGGTCGCGATTCCAAGGTCTACGAACAAGGAACGCATCAAGGAAAACATCAACATTTTAGACTTTTCACTAACATCCGAGGAAGTTGAGGAGTTATCgagatttaacaataattatcgtcTAAGAACACCCGCTAAGTGGTATGCCCATCCCCATTTCCCGTTCGAGAAAAAGAACCTTACTCCTGAAGAAATAGAGTACATAATCTCTCACAGTAAGGATGATTAA